In Chitinophaga sp. HK235, a single window of DNA contains:
- a CDS encoding Gfo/Idh/MocA family protein gives MSEIVKPLRVLVVGCGNMGASHATAYHTLEGFEICGIVSTGSSKQVLNDKLGGGYPLYSSYEEALAATRPDAVCISTYPDTHESFAIMALESGCHVFIEKPLADSVAGAERVAAAARKAGKKLVVGYILRHHPSWEKFVELAQQLGKPLVMRMNLNQQSSGSKWGVHRNLLQSLSPIVDCGVHYIDVMCQMTRSKPVQVSAIGARLSQDIPSDNYNYGQLQIRFEDGSVGWYEAGWGPMISETAFFVKDVIGPQGCVSIVAKDSGSAGNSDNIEAHTKTESLRLHHAALNEKGEFVKEDTWIDMQDEPDHQELCNREQRYFLQAIRQDTDLTDHVQDAVNSLRIAFACDESVRTGKMVNL, from the coding sequence ATGTCAGAAATCGTTAAACCTTTACGGGTATTAGTAGTTGGCTGTGGTAACATGGGCGCGTCTCATGCTACTGCCTATCATACATTGGAAGGCTTTGAAATATGTGGTATTGTATCTACCGGCTCCAGCAAGCAGGTGCTCAACGACAAGCTGGGCGGCGGTTATCCGCTCTACAGCAGCTACGAAGAGGCATTAGCGGCTACCCGGCCCGATGCGGTGTGTATCTCCACCTATCCTGACACACATGAAAGTTTCGCTATCATGGCGCTGGAAAGCGGATGCCATGTGTTTATAGAGAAGCCGCTGGCTGACTCTGTAGCGGGTGCTGAAAGAGTGGCCGCCGCTGCACGTAAGGCAGGTAAAAAACTGGTGGTGGGTTATATCCTGCGGCATCACCCTTCCTGGGAAAAGTTTGTGGAGCTGGCGCAACAACTGGGGAAACCGCTGGTGATGCGGATGAACCTCAACCAGCAAAGCAGTGGCAGCAAATGGGGCGTACACCGTAACCTGCTGCAGAGCCTGAGTCCTATCGTGGATTGCGGGGTGCATTATATTGATGTGATGTGCCAGATGACCCGTTCTAAACCGGTACAGGTAAGCGCTATCGGCGCAAGGCTCTCCCAGGACATACCGTCAGACAACTACAACTACGGCCAGCTGCAGATCCGCTTCGAAGATGGTTCTGTTGGATGGTATGAAGCAGGCTGGGGACCAATGATTAGCGAAACAGCCTTTTTTGTAAAGGATGTGATCGGCCCGCAGGGCTGTGTTTCCATTGTCGCCAAAGATTCCGGCAGTGCTGGTAATTCAGATAACATTGAAGCACATACGAAAACGGAATCACTGCGTTTGCATCATGCTGCGCTCAATGAAAAAGGAGAATTTGTAAAGGAAGATACCTGGATAGATATGCAGGATGAACCGGATCATCAGGAGCTGTGCAACCGGGAGCAACGTTATTTTCTCCAGGCTATCCGTCAGGATACAGATCTGACGGATCATGTGCAGGATGCGGTTAACAGTCTGCGTATAGCCTTTGCCTGTGATGAGTCTGTACGTACCGGCAAAATGGTCAATTTATAA
- a CDS encoding secondary thiamine-phosphate synthase enzyme YjbQ → MEIYQQAVRLKARPRGFHLITHEIVQAFPQIGTLQSGMCQVFIQHTSAGLTINENADPTVRTDFETFFNKAVPENDPDFEHNDEGPDDMPAHLKSSLLGCSVMIPIHNGRLALGTWQGVYLCEHRDYGGPRNLVLTAWGKPF, encoded by the coding sequence ATGGAAATATATCAACAGGCCGTACGCCTGAAAGCCCGTCCAAGAGGCTTTCATCTTATCACGCATGAAATTGTACAGGCATTCCCGCAAATCGGGACATTACAATCAGGCATGTGCCAGGTATTTATCCAGCATACTTCTGCCGGGCTGACCATCAATGAAAACGCAGATCCCACCGTCAGAACAGACTTTGAGACGTTCTTCAACAAAGCTGTCCCCGAAAACGATCCGGACTTTGAACATAATGACGAAGGCCCCGATGATATGCCGGCCCACCTGAAATCCTCTCTGCTGGGCTGTTCCGTAATGATACCTATACATAACGGCCGACTCGCACTCGGTACCTGGCAAGGTGTTTACCTCTGTGAGCACAGAGACTATGGCGGTCCCAGAAACCTGGTGCTGACAGCCTGGGGCAAACCTTTTTAA
- a CDS encoding alpha/beta hydrolase family protein — MLLLLSCIVRLSAQSKKVFVLVHGAWHGGWCWQQVSAKLREAGNIVYTPSLSGLAEHQYQPHDNIDLNTHINDIVQLITMEDLHDVVLVGHSYGGVVITGVADRIPERLSKLIYLDAVIAENGESALSVQPDTVRKNFIEQAAQYQMRSIPILPAGFFGVSNPKDEKWVNDRLTLQPYKTFAQPLVLQHSFGNHLPLSYIACTNPQIKGLRKFAEKTRQSPSWKYYELETGHDAMITVPKELAAMLMKLSK; from the coding sequence ATGCTCTTGCTGCTTAGCTGTATTGTCCGGCTTAGTGCACAATCCAAAAAGGTGTTTGTATTAGTCCACGGCGCATGGCATGGTGGTTGGTGCTGGCAGCAGGTAAGCGCAAAGTTAAGGGAAGCCGGTAATATTGTTTATACGCCCTCTCTCAGTGGGTTGGCGGAACATCAGTATCAACCGCACGATAACATCGACCTGAATACTCATATCAACGACATCGTTCAGCTCATTACGATGGAAGATCTGCACGATGTGGTATTGGTAGGCCATAGTTATGGGGGTGTAGTGATCACTGGTGTGGCTGACCGTATTCCTGAAAGACTGAGTAAACTCATTTACCTCGATGCTGTGATTGCAGAAAATGGAGAAAGCGCTTTGTCTGTACAACCGGATACTGTGAGAAAAAATTTTATCGAACAGGCTGCCCAATATCAGATGCGCAGCATTCCCATCCTGCCTGCCGGCTTTTTTGGTGTGAGCAATCCTAAGGATGAAAAATGGGTAAACGACCGGCTGACACTACAGCCCTATAAAACGTTTGCACAGCCGCTGGTGTTGCAGCATTCTTTTGGTAATCATCTGCCCCTGAGCTATATCGCCTGCACAAATCCCCAGATAAAGGGCCTGCGCAAGTTTGCAGAGAAGACCCGTCAATCGCCTTCCTGGAAGTATTATGAACTGGAGACAGGACATGATGCGATGATCACAGTCCCCAAGGAGCTGGCGGCTATGCTCATGAAACTCAGTAAATAG
- a CDS encoding helix-turn-helix domain-containing protein, whose translation MASKIKTNSTNAHNLKVLADYCDVNETLKNISQRWKMSLLYNITNGVQHFSQLKKAFPTLSDQVLGKRLGELVTEGLVNKSCISDTTPQQTLYTPTCKGNALIQIILELQRWGNKDWSHIQQQCGG comes from the coding sequence ATGGCTTCTAAAATAAAGACCAACTCCACAAATGCGCACAACCTCAAAGTTCTGGCAGATTACTGCGATGTAAACGAAACGCTGAAGAACATCAGTCAGCGCTGGAAGATGTCACTATTATACAATATCACTAACGGTGTTCAGCATTTCAGTCAACTAAAAAAAGCCTTCCCCACGCTATCAGACCAGGTACTGGGTAAACGGCTGGGAGAGCTGGTAACAGAGGGGTTGGTGAACAAGTCCTGTATCAGCGACACTACACCGCAGCAAACATTATACACCCCTACCTGCAAGGGCAATGCGCTTATACAGATCATTCTGGAATTACAGCGGTGGGGCAACAAAGACTGGTCTCACATCCAGCAGCAATGCGGCGGCTGA
- a CDS encoding acetyltransferase has translation MKIRPTTPADYSDMLRIWESAVKATHDFLKEEDFLFFKEQLAVNFFPQVETYLLLDDQEQPVAFIGVHGDMLEMLFVDDAMRGKGIGRYLIGYAIHELKITKVDVNEQNSQAAGFYEKMGFRVTSRSELDGMGKPYPILHMELEK, from the coding sequence ATGAAGATAAGACCCACTACCCCTGCCGACTATTCTGATATGCTGCGTATTTGGGAGTCTGCAGTAAAAGCCACACACGATTTTCTGAAAGAAGAAGACTTCCTTTTTTTCAAGGAACAACTAGCGGTAAATTTTTTCCCTCAGGTGGAAACTTATCTGTTGCTGGATGATCAGGAGCAGCCGGTTGCTTTTATAGGTGTTCACGGCGACATGCTGGAGATGCTGTTTGTGGACGATGCGATGAGGGGAAAAGGAATTGGCAGGTATTTGATCGGTTATGCCATCCATGAACTGAAGATCACTAAAGTAGATGTGAATGAGCAGAATAGCCAGGCTGCCGGTTTTTATGAGAAGATGGGTTTCAGGGTGACCAGTCGTTCTGAGCTGGACGGTATGGGAAAGCCTTATCCGATATTGCATATGGAGCTTGAAAAGTAG
- a CDS encoding FAD-dependent monooxygenase — MTQSKQQVSAAHVPVLIIGGGITGLCAALFLLQQGIRPLLAERHKGTSIHPRARGFDIRTMELFRELGLGEALREAGKALSPAWGVLRDVTVMAALEKMVPREEGRIVFPSQLNDLKSLAALSPEIGARCTQDLAEPVLRQAAAARGADLRFYTELVSFSQDDQQVTALLRDRATGDTTIVTADYMIAADGASSPVREKLQLPVSGPGVLAHFLNIYFEADMAALVTGREFSLCIIDRPGLTGFLTTINNSDRWVYQLRYYPGMEEQVTDFQEQRLTAIIRAAIGLPELPIRILSVLPWEMTVKVADTMQSGRIFLAGDAAHVMTPYGGKGANTGIQDVQNLAWKLAAVLRGQAAPSLLDSYTTERQPVGLFNALRSGTMADEQGMLKDKEIMQNVRALIGLPDYQYPVHVVSGYCPEKPEDRMLYGLPGTRVPHIWLDEAHQVSTLDLLKGNFVLFVHGNADRWKTALADKKELVAVYAFEEAATAEQWQEHTGSREGDALLVRPDGFVAWRGSESQAADIPMQELLS, encoded by the coding sequence ATGACACAAAGTAAACAGCAGGTATCAGCTGCGCATGTGCCGGTGCTGATCATCGGCGGTGGCATTACAGGCCTCTGTGCGGCGTTGTTTTTGTTGCAGCAGGGCATCCGGCCATTACTGGCAGAAAGGCATAAAGGGACTTCTATTCATCCAAGGGCCCGTGGGTTTGATATCCGCACGATGGAGCTTTTCAGGGAGCTGGGGCTGGGAGAGGCTTTACGGGAAGCCGGTAAGGCGCTCAGCCCTGCCTGGGGGGTATTAAGGGATGTAACGGTAATGGCTGCACTGGAAAAGATGGTCCCCCGGGAAGAAGGCCGTATCGTTTTTCCCAGCCAGTTAAACGACCTGAAAAGTCTGGCGGCCCTGAGCCCGGAGATAGGCGCCCGTTGTACCCAGGATCTGGCCGAACCTGTTCTTCGCCAGGCAGCAGCTGCCAGAGGCGCTGATCTGCGTTTTTATACGGAGTTGGTATCGTTTTCACAGGATGATCAGCAGGTAACCGCCTTGTTGCGCGACCGTGCCACTGGTGATACGACTATCGTTACTGCGGATTATATGATCGCTGCCGACGGAGCTTCCAGCCCGGTCCGTGAAAAGCTGCAGCTGCCCGTTTCCGGCCCTGGTGTGCTGGCCCATTTCCTTAATATCTATTTTGAAGCCGATATGGCAGCACTGGTGACGGGCAGGGAGTTCAGTCTGTGTATCATCGACAGGCCCGGGCTGACCGGATTTCTGACAACTATCAATAACAGTGACCGTTGGGTATACCAGCTGCGTTATTATCCCGGAATGGAGGAACAGGTGACGGACTTCCAGGAGCAACGGCTGACAGCCATCATAAGGGCGGCGATAGGACTACCGGAACTGCCTATACGCATATTGAGTGTATTGCCCTGGGAGATGACCGTAAAAGTGGCTGATACCATGCAAAGCGGCCGTATCTTCCTCGCCGGCGATGCAGCCCATGTAATGACACCCTATGGCGGCAAAGGCGCTAATACCGGTATTCAGGATGTACAGAACCTGGCCTGGAAACTGGCGGCTGTATTACGTGGGCAGGCAGCACCTTCGCTATTGGACAGTTATACCACTGAAAGGCAGCCGGTAGGGTTGTTTAATGCCTTACGCTCCGGTACTATGGCCGACGAACAAGGTATGCTGAAAGACAAGGAAATCATGCAGAATGTGCGGGCACTGATTGGTCTGCCGGACTATCAGTATCCGGTACACGTAGTTTCCGGCTATTGCCCCGAAAAGCCGGAAGACAGGATGCTGTATGGCCTGCCAGGTACCAGGGTGCCGCATATCTGGCTCGACGAAGCCCATCAGGTTTCTACGCTGGACCTGCTGAAAGGCAACTTTGTACTGTTTGTGCATGGCAACGCTGATCGGTGGAAAACCGCGCTGGCAGATAAAAAGGAGCTGGTGGCCGTTTATGCATTTGAAGAAGCAGCTACTGCTGAGCAGTGGCAGGAACATACCGGCAGCCGGGAGGGAGATGCGCTCCTCGTGCGTCCCGATGGCTTTGTTGCCTGGAGGGGCAGTGAATCACAGGCTGCAGACATTCCTATGCAGGAGTTGTTATCCTGA
- a CDS encoding AraC family transcriptional regulator — protein MQSQPTQSAAFTDAFLAREGVEHTYRLPLPDAEGSGRFIICGDTAIADGIVTAGPPLLSWQHFNEKAFVEMNFVVSGQLYQTHEGLIRRRLFSRGYHNILFNPSSWEKNELADSHGFRNIGIHITPEKMISLLTSYAPELYHLATKIEKGIPFVLHAPAERFSGRMQSLLDHLWKSPDPQGLKRLHFEALALQLLCLQWENLLPAAAPAAAHNLRKADRDKLHDAQQYLLQHLACPPTLAELSKLCGLNEFKLKQGFRLVFGQSVFSFLSDERLENARQQILQGEKNISEIAYGLGYTHPQHFHRAFKKKYGITPKGLLK, from the coding sequence ATGCAGTCACAGCCCACACAGTCAGCTGCTTTCACAGACGCCTTCCTTGCACGGGAAGGAGTGGAACATACTTACCGGCTTCCGCTCCCCGATGCGGAAGGCAGCGGCAGGTTCATCATCTGCGGCGACACCGCCATCGCCGACGGGATCGTTACCGCAGGGCCTCCACTCCTTAGCTGGCAGCATTTCAACGAAAAAGCTTTTGTGGAAATGAATTTTGTAGTATCGGGTCAACTTTACCAGACCCACGAAGGATTGATCAGACGCCGGCTTTTTAGTCGGGGATATCACAACATCCTGTTCAACCCTTCTTCCTGGGAAAAAAATGAACTGGCCGACAGCCATGGATTCCGCAACATAGGCATCCATATCACGCCGGAAAAAATGATCTCCCTGCTAACCAGCTACGCACCTGAATTATACCATCTGGCCACCAAAATAGAAAAAGGTATCCCCTTTGTTTTACATGCACCTGCAGAGCGTTTTAGCGGGAGAATGCAATCCCTGCTGGACCATCTCTGGAAAAGCCCTGACCCACAGGGATTAAAACGGCTGCATTTCGAAGCCCTGGCCCTGCAGCTGCTCTGTCTGCAATGGGAAAACCTGCTCCCTGCTGCAGCTCCCGCAGCGGCACATAACCTCCGGAAAGCCGACCGGGATAAACTACACGATGCACAGCAGTATCTGTTACAACACCTGGCCTGTCCACCTACCCTGGCTGAACTATCGAAGTTATGCGGATTGAATGAATTCAAACTGAAACAAGGCTTCCGGCTGGTCTTCGGACAGAGTGTCTTTTCCTTCCTCAGCGATGAAAGACTGGAAAATGCACGGCAACAGATACTACAAGGCGAAAAAAACATCTCAGAGATTGCTTACGGTCTCGGCTATACGCATCCGCAGCATTTTCACCGGGCTTTTAAAAAGAAATATGGGATAACACCTAAAGGGCTGCTAAAATAA
- a CDS encoding DoxX family protein, with protein sequence MKTNDKRRQAAYWVTTGLLTAGMLSGGICQVMRISWNVNGMLHLGYPLYFMTLLGIWKILGVTALLLPGLKLVKEWAYAGFFFVMTGAVISHLVSGDGVQAVIAQTVFVVLVVLSWWLRPANRRLDKPAEIVVSL encoded by the coding sequence ATGAAAACTAATGACAAACGCAGGCAGGCAGCCTATTGGGTCACCACAGGCTTACTGACAGCCGGTATGTTGTCCGGCGGCATATGCCAGGTAATGAGGATATCCTGGAATGTAAACGGTATGCTTCACCTGGGCTATCCTTTGTATTTTATGACTTTACTAGGTATCTGGAAAATACTGGGCGTGACAGCCTTATTGTTGCCAGGATTAAAACTGGTGAAGGAATGGGCTTATGCAGGCTTCTTTTTTGTCATGACCGGTGCAGTCATCTCCCATCTGGTAAGCGGTGATGGTGTTCAGGCTGTTATTGCACAAACTGTTTTTGTAGTCCTGGTTGTTTTGTCCTGGTGGCTCCGTCCGGCAAACAGAAGGCTCGACAAACCTGCAGAAATAGTTGTAAGTTTATGA
- a CDS encoding YciI family protein, whose product MKEFMLLFRQPSYDYSNASPAEMQTLAGKWQDWVSNIVAQDKLSSHGPRLALEGKVLKAGGVVTDGPFVEVREMLGSFIIVRAESLEAATTLAHGCPAIDAGGSVEIRPLYV is encoded by the coding sequence ATGAAAGAGTTTATGTTATTATTTCGCCAGCCCAGTTATGACTACAGCAATGCATCACCTGCCGAAATGCAGACACTTGCCGGGAAATGGCAGGACTGGGTCAGCAATATTGTAGCCCAGGACAAACTATCCAGCCACGGGCCGCGCCTGGCGCTGGAAGGCAAAGTACTGAAGGCTGGCGGAGTGGTTACTGACGGGCCTTTTGTAGAAGTGCGCGAAATGCTGGGCAGCTTTATCATTGTAAGAGCAGAAAGCCTGGAAGCAGCCACTACACTTGCACATGGCTGTCCTGCCATCGATGCAGGCGGTAGTGTGGAAATCAGACCACTGTATGTATAA
- a CDS encoding RNA polymerase sigma factor, which translates to MEQTQLSLKHFFQQEFSRMVAVISKQFGLQHIETAEDIVSETFLVAAETWGTRGMPQNPAAWLYTVARQKTLYHFRRNKLYQEKVMPAIRAGQEDQEELDFSEQHIKDSQLQMIFAICNPAIASESQIGLALRILCGFGIDEIAEAFMCSKETINKRLFRAKEKLRSEQVALELPPEAALPARLDNVLHVVYLLFNEGYYSRTQSRILQQELCLEALRLGLLLADYEKTNLPSTNALIALMCFHASRFDARQNSQTSFILYEDQDENRWDQALIQQGIFYLERSAQGQQLSTYHLEAGIAFRHCQKEDTPDKWTGILRLYDQLLMINYSPAVALNRAYALYKAQGPEAALAAAEKLPLDNNHFYHVLLGELHKVTDPVKARLHYQQALTLTKSDIEKQQVQYKLDQLQITG; encoded by the coding sequence ATGGAACAAACACAATTATCCTTAAAACATTTCTTTCAGCAGGAGTTTTCGCGGATGGTGGCTGTTATCAGTAAACAATTCGGATTACAGCACATCGAAACAGCGGAAGATATTGTCAGCGAGACTTTTCTGGTAGCCGCCGAAACATGGGGCACCAGAGGGATGCCGCAAAATCCTGCAGCCTGGCTATATACAGTGGCCAGGCAAAAAACGCTTTACCATTTCCGCCGGAACAAATTATACCAGGAGAAAGTGATGCCGGCCATCCGGGCCGGACAGGAAGATCAGGAGGAACTGGACTTTTCTGAACAGCATATCAAAGACAGCCAGTTACAGATGATCTTCGCCATCTGCAATCCCGCGATTGCCAGCGAAAGCCAGATAGGACTGGCATTACGCATCCTCTGCGGGTTTGGCATCGATGAAATTGCAGAAGCCTTTATGTGCAGTAAAGAAACGATCAACAAACGATTGTTCAGAGCAAAGGAAAAACTGAGAAGTGAACAGGTAGCCCTGGAACTGCCGCCGGAAGCTGCTTTGCCAGCCAGACTCGACAATGTGCTGCACGTTGTCTACCTCCTTTTTAATGAAGGGTATTATTCCCGCACACAAAGCAGGATACTGCAGCAGGAGCTATGCCTGGAAGCATTGCGCCTCGGGCTGCTGCTGGCAGACTATGAAAAAACAAACCTCCCCTCAACGAATGCACTCATTGCCCTCATGTGCTTTCACGCCTCCCGGTTTGATGCGCGGCAAAACAGCCAGACTTCTTTTATCCTGTATGAAGACCAGGACGAAAACCGCTGGGACCAGGCATTGATCCAACAAGGTATTTTTTATCTGGAACGTTCGGCACAAGGCCAGCAGCTGAGCACTTATCACCTGGAAGCCGGAATTGCCTTCCGGCATTGCCAGAAAGAAGATACACCGGATAAATGGACCGGCATTCTCCGGCTCTATGATCAGTTGTTAATGATCAATTACTCCCCTGCTGTTGCCCTCAACCGTGCCTACGCCCTGTACAAGGCACAGGGTCCGGAAGCGGCACTGGCCGCGGCAGAAAAGCTTCCGCTCGACAACAATCATTTTTACCATGTACTACTGGGAGAACTTCATAAAGTAACAGATCCCGTAAAAGCCAGACTGCACTATCAACAGGCACTCACACTCACAAAATCGGACATCGAAAAACAACAGGTTCAATACAAACTCGATCAACTTCAAATCACTGGTTGA
- a CDS encoding dihydrofolate reductase family protein, translating to MRKIIISTFLTLDGVLQAPGGPQEDTAGGFQWGGWSATYWDEIMNQTMGSSMSQPFDLLLGRKTYDIFAAHWPYIQHDPIADLFNRIEKFVVSSKPQTLSWQNSTLITGDVVAGLRALKLQQGHDLLVNGSGKLIQTLLANDLADRLHIWTFPVTIGSGKRLFAEGTQPGNWELLGTTVSSTGVIMATYEPGGELKPGSFALETPTEAELARRKKVATED from the coding sequence ATGCGAAAAATCATCATCAGCACTTTTCTTACGCTGGATGGCGTGCTACAGGCGCCTGGAGGTCCACAGGAAGATACCGCCGGCGGTTTTCAATGGGGCGGCTGGAGCGCTACCTACTGGGACGAGATCATGAACCAAACCATGGGCAGTTCCATGAGCCAGCCTTTTGACTTGCTGCTGGGCAGAAAAACCTACGACATCTTTGCGGCACACTGGCCCTATATACAGCATGATCCGATAGCAGATCTTTTCAACCGCATTGAGAAATTTGTTGTTTCCAGTAAACCGCAGACATTATCCTGGCAAAATTCAACGCTGATCACCGGCGACGTGGTAGCCGGGCTCCGCGCGCTCAAACTACAACAGGGCCATGATCTGCTGGTAAACGGCAGCGGTAAACTGATACAAACCCTGCTGGCCAATGATCTGGCCGACCGGCTTCATATCTGGACCTTCCCGGTTACTATTGGCAGTGGAAAACGTTTGTTTGCCGAAGGTACCCAGCCTGGCAACTGGGAACTGCTGGGCACCACCGTTTCTTCTACCGGTGTAATCATGGCTACCTATGAGCCGGGAGGAGAACTTAAACCAGGTTCTTTTGCCCTGGAAACGCCTACGGAAGCGGAACTGGCCCGAAGAAAAAAAGTGGCCACCGAAGACTGA
- a CDS encoding AraC family transcriptional regulator has protein sequence MKKTSQPLSVYPTIASFHEELGLPTPQHPLISFVSYEGMQFLKHEFSSRIMLNFYKVSFIHKTNGKVRYGQHYYDFKTGGLCFVGPQQIISGASPERSLSGLITFFHPDLIRHHPLGKKISQYGFFSYAVSEALHLEEKEKEIILAIFEQIGAELSSPQDAFSQGLLVSTLELLLDYSNRFYHRQFVSRQHNGTDLLARVDSLLTDYLRSEAPAQSGVPTVQYVSEQLHFSPDYLSDMLRANTGMNTQQHIHHKLLETARDLLGAGEMTVGEIAYHLGFEQSQSFSRLFKRKTGQSPLAYQQSLRKE, from the coding sequence ATGAAGAAGACCTCCCAACCGCTTAGTGTATACCCGACTATTGCTTCTTTTCATGAAGAACTGGGGTTACCAACCCCTCAACATCCGCTGATCAGCTTTGTCAGCTATGAGGGCATGCAGTTTTTAAAGCATGAGTTTTCTTCCAGGATCATGCTGAACTTTTACAAGGTTTCCTTTATTCATAAAACGAATGGTAAAGTACGGTATGGGCAGCATTACTACGATTTTAAAACAGGAGGGCTTTGTTTTGTAGGACCTCAGCAGATTATCTCCGGAGCCTCACCGGAACGGAGTCTTTCCGGTCTGATCACATTTTTTCATCCGGACCTGATCAGGCATCATCCTCTCGGAAAAAAGATCAGTCAGTATGGTTTCTTTTCTTATGCTGTATCAGAGGCGCTTCACCTGGAAGAAAAAGAAAAGGAAATCATACTGGCTATTTTCGAACAGATAGGAGCTGAGCTGTCTTCTCCACAGGATGCTTTCAGTCAGGGCCTGCTGGTTTCAACCCTGGAGTTGTTGCTGGATTACAGCAATCGTTTTTATCACCGGCAATTTGTTTCCCGGCAGCATAATGGCACAGACCTGCTGGCCCGTGTAGACAGCCTGCTGACGGACTACTTGCGGAGTGAGGCACCGGCTCAGTCAGGAGTGCCTACGGTGCAGTATGTGTCTGAACAGCTACATTTTTCCCCGGACTACCTCAGTGATATGTTGCGTGCCAATACGGGGATGAATACGCAGCAGCATATTCATCACAAGTTGCTGGAAACAGCCAGAGACCTGCTGGGAGCCGGTGAAATGACTGTAGGGGAGATTGCTTACCATCTGGGTTTTGAGCAATCGCAGTCATTCAGCCGTTTGTTTAAACGGAAAACGGGCCAGTCTCCACTGGCTTATCAGCAATCATTGAGAAAGGAATAA
- a CDS encoding aldo/keto reductase gives MELTDYRTLGRSGLRVSPLTLGAMTFGLDWDYGASPEESGKIMAAYLDKGGNIIDTANIYTRGHSEKIIGDYLKKSSIIRDRLVISTKFYGSMRPGDPNSGGTGRKSIIQALEQSLRRLQTDYIDLYWMHAFDEFTPIEETLYALDHLVQAGKIRYIAVSDTPGWKVAQAQLLAHFRGWSSFIGLQIEYSLLERSVEAELIPMAMETGLGVMPWSPLKQGILTGKYTRENKGQQLSRRPGGQELSENTYVIIDALKTIAEAHHTTPANVALAWVASRKGVTSTIIGARTETQLLQNLQSLQITLRGEDLRLLDELSTPSPIFPYTLLANARHIAQGGATVNGQPSVLPAILPRHEADAY, from the coding sequence ATGGAACTGACAGACTATCGTACGCTGGGCCGCTCGGGACTAAGGGTGAGCCCATTGACACTGGGCGCAATGACTTTTGGCCTGGACTGGGATTATGGCGCATCGCCGGAAGAGTCCGGGAAAATAATGGCTGCTTATCTTGATAAGGGTGGTAATATCATTGATACTGCTAATATCTACACCAGAGGGCATTCGGAAAAGATTATCGGAGATTATCTCAAAAAGAGCAGCATCATAAGAGACCGCCTGGTCATCTCCACAAAATTTTATGGCAGTATGCGTCCCGGAGATCCGAACAGTGGAGGTACCGGCCGCAAAAGCATTATCCAGGCGCTGGAGCAGTCGCTTAGGAGGTTGCAGACAGACTATATTGATTTATACTGGATGCACGCCTTCGATGAATTTACGCCGATAGAGGAAACCCTGTATGCATTGGATCATCTTGTACAGGCTGGTAAGATCCGGTATATCGCCGTTTCCGATACGCCTGGCTGGAAAGTAGCGCAGGCGCAGCTATTGGCGCACTTCCGTGGCTGGTCTTCTTTTATCGGTTTGCAGATAGAATACTCCCTGCTCGAAAGATCGGTGGAAGCGGAGCTGATACCCATGGCTATGGAAACAGGTCTGGGTGTGATGCCCTGGTCGCCGCTGAAGCAGGGTATACTAACGGGCAAGTATACACGGGAAAACAAAGGGCAGCAACTCAGCCGCAGACCAGGAGGGCAGGAGCTGAGTGAAAACACCTATGTGATCATTGACGCATTAAAAACCATCGCGGAGGCACATCATACCACACCTGCCAATGTAGCGCTGGCATGGGTTGCTTCGCGTAAAGGTGTCACCTCCACGATCATTGGTGCCAGAACCGAAACGCAGCTGCTTCAAAACCTGCAGTCCCTGCAGATAACCCTGCGGGGAGAAGACCTGCGGCTGCTCGATGAGTTATCAACTCCTTCGCCTATATTTCCTTATACCTTGCTGGCCAATGCCCGCCATATTGCGCAGGGAGGTGCCACGGTCAATGGTCAGCCGTCGGTGCTGCCGGCCATTCTGCCGCGGCACGAGGCAGATGCATATTGA